The genomic region TATAAATGAGTCTAGATTGAGGGGAATCATTGGGGGTTCCCATAATGCGGTTACTATGGTTCACATAAAACCAACGTGGTTAATCGGTGGATATGCTCAATTCTCCTATGCACTTAATTATTATGGAGCAGTTGGTACTCAAAGAGATACAATAGTAGCTGTAAGGAGGTGGAGAACATGAAAGTTATGGTACAATTTGCGGCGGTATTTAATTTAGATAAATGCCTGGGATGTCATGCTTGCAGCATTGCATGCAAGAATCTATGGACTAATAGAGAAGGTACTGAGTATATGTGGTGGAATAACGTTGAAACTAAGCCGGGTCCAGGATATCCGAATCAGTGGGAGGATCAAGATAAATGGCATGGCGGATGGATATTAACTAAAGATGGAAAACTAAAGTTAGCGATAGGAGGAAGGATAGCTAGGCTACTGGAACTCTTCTCTAATCCTTATTTACCTACAATTGACGACTATTACGAGCCGTTTACTTATACATATAGCGATTTAGTAAAACAAGATGATGGAAAACAGCCAGTAGCGAAGCCAATCTCGTTAATCTCTAAAAAACCGATTGAAATAGACAAGGGTCCTAACTGGAATGATGATCTGGCTGGAGGAACGGAGACAATATTACAAGATCCTAATGTCAAGAAACTGCAAGATAAAATAAAGACCGATTTCGAGAATGCCTTCATGATGTATTTGCCGAGAATATGTAACCATTGTCTTAACCCCTCATGTATGGCGGCTTGTCCTGCAGGTGCTATTTATAAGAGAGTAGAAGATGGGATAGTGCTCACAGATCAACAGAAATGTAGAGGTTGGAGATTCTGTATAGCAGCTTGTCCATATAAAAAGGTATATTATAATTGGAGTACTGGAAAAGCCGAAAAATGCATACTGTGTTATCCAAGGATAGAGAACGGACAACCGCCAGCTTGTTTTCAACAGTGCGTCGGTAGGATTAGATACATTGGTCCCGTATTCTATGATGCTGACAGAGTTTTGTGGGCTGTCTCTGCTGGAGACCCTAAAGAAATTATTGATAGACATCTTGAGATTATCTTAGATCCTTATGATCCAGATGTCGTAAAAAATGCTAAGGAAAATGGAATCGATGAGGACTTCATAAAAACAGCTCAAAGAACGCCTGTTTATAAAATGATGAAAGTGTGGAGAATTGCGTTACCGTTACATCCCGAATATAGAACACTGCCTATGGTATGGTATATCCCACCTTTAAGCCCAATCGTGGAAAACATGAAGATTTCGGATGAACAAATATTCCCGTTAGTGGATCAAATGAGAATTCCACTAGAATACTTAGCGTCGCTATTTACTGCTGGAGATGTTGATAGGGTTAAGAATGTTTTGAAAAAATTGTTGGCTCTAAGAATTTACCAAAGATATATAAGATTACATAAAAATCCCCCAGGATGGATATTCAAAGAAACTAGCCTAACTGAAAAAGATTTTGAAGAAATGTATAAAGTGCTAGCCATAGCAAAAATAGAGGATAGATTTGTAATACCAACTGCACATAAAGAAAAAGCAATCAAGATGTTTGAAGAGGAAATAGCTCCAGAATATGGGCAAGGGCATAGAGGTATGGAAATTGCTGCTAAAAAGCCTAGAGATTTGAGGTTGAGAGCATGAATAGGGGGCTTCTTGTTATTATAGCGGATTTGCTTGAATATCCTGCTTATTGGCTTCCCAAATTAAGTGAATTTGAGGCAAAATTAGTCAAGATAAATGATCCTTTCATGGCCGAATTCCTCAAAGAGGTTAAATCAATAGAACCTATAGATTTGGAGGAAATTTATGTCAGTACGTTCGATTTTAGCAAAGAAACAACATTAAACATAACATATTATTATACGGGAGATGAAAAACAAAGAGGAAATAATAAACGTGGGATATTATTATTAAAATTAAAAGAGTTAGCTAATATCAACACTGAAAAAGAGCTACCAGATTATCTGCCAAATCTAATCCGATTTATTGCAAATAATGCCAATGAGAATACTAAAGAGATATTGGAACTTATTAAGCTTCCATTGAAGGAGTTAACCATCAACCTAAAAGCTAAGAATTCAATTTTTTATTATATTCTCGTTTCATTATATAAAGAATTGTATTTAGGTGATCCAGATGTCTGACCTCTTAAATCTGCTGTTATGGGTTGTGTATCCATATATATCGATTACAATTTTTCTTACTGGACATGTATACACATATACATTAAGAAGATATTATTGGAGCGCCAGATCTACTGAGTTATTAGAAAAAAGGATGCAATCGTGGTCCTCATATCTTTTTCATTATGGAATAATTATTGTATTAATAGGGCATATAGTAGGAATAGCAATTCCGACAGCAATCTTACTCGCACTAGGTATATCGCTAACTTTGCACACGGAACTTGCATTTTATTTAGGAGGAATATTTGGAACTATTACACTAATAGGAATTATAGGATTAATCACAAGATATCTTACTAATCCTAGAGTAAGAGCTACATTAAGATTTACTGATTATCTCGTGTATATAATTCTGATAGTAACTATAGTCTTAGGTCTATATAATACATTAGTAGTGCACCCAGAGTACGAAACTACTGTAGGACCGTGGTTACAAGGTTTACTATCGCTTCATCCTAACCCGAATTTCATGAATGACGTTCCTTTATTACTAAAAGTTCATATAGCAGTCTCAATGTTCCTTTATATAATATGGCCTTTTAGTAGATTAGTTCATGTATGGAGCTTTCCAGTAACCTATTTATGGAGACCTTATATAATATATAGAAGCCCACTAGTGAAGATTAGACAACTCAAAGACAAACAATGGTGACTATTAATGTCGGAGTTGACTGGTTTTACAGATGCTATTAAACGACTTCATGCAGCATGTCTTGCAATAGTAATGGGTATCGGTATTATTTCAATAGATGCACAATTGCCAAAATTTAACTTAATCTCGGTAATATTGATGTGGATAGATTTACTTTCCTATACTGTTTTATTTATCTTTTATAGTTAGAATTATTGTTTTTAAATGGAGTTTTTAAATAATCTAACTAGTCCTACACTTAGCGTTGGCTTTTTCACTTTTGTAACTGGTAGTGGGACTTTAGCAACGACTTTATTTTTACATTCTTTGTGTATATTTGCAATTATTCTTTATTTTATATAACAGTAGGGCTCTTGGTTCGTATTTAATTATGCAATTTGAACTAGTTTCTTTCTTTATAATTACGGCATTATTCTTAGCTTTAATAGGCATATATCATGAGGCTACATATCCTCATAACTTCGTATCTTTGTGGTTTTTCATCCTATAGGCTATTTCTTATATACCAATAGGTATCTCCTTATTTTTGTGAAGAAGCCGATAGGAATCTCTATAATATTGTTGATGATAATAATAGGTTGGATACTTTTCTTTACTATTCCTTGGCAATCGGCTGCGGAAAACGAAATATTAGGCATATCTATACTTAATTGTTATGCAGTTTTGCATAGAATACCTTTCGATATCAATTAACGGAAAACTTTATTCCTTTTTTGTTAGATCACTAGAGGACGTATAGCCGGTTTTCTAGATGGGCTTAGCTTTACCTAATATTTCACTTTATGGTATTTCCTACTTTATAGTTTACTTCAATTTTTCTCAGAGATAGCATTAAAGTCACTTTTAATCTAATATTTAATTTTGAATTTAAACCAATTAAATAAATTTAATGTCTAAGAAAATTTAGAGTGGCATTTGCTATAATCATAGCTTACCAGCTTTCCATCTTCTGGAGCATTTTACCTTGAAGACACTATCATCCCTATTGCCAATGGAGAATAAAGATTAAGGATAACGAAATTTATAAATGATTGGAGTTCAATAAATCGAAGAAAGGTAAGAATAAAAATGCATTACAGTATGGGAGGGCTATTTAGGCTTCCATTGCGAATTCACTTTATTTCTATAAAATGAGCTTAGAATAATTGATTGTACACTAAGAGGTAATACTAATAGGGGACGAGCAGGATATTACACTATGCAAGAAGCACAATTCACGAGTAATCGCGGAGTCCTCCACTCCACGGTCCTCCTCGCCCCAAATGTACTTCAACAAAACGCATTATTAAACAAAACGGTTGACGAGATCGAGAGGATAGCCCTTGAAGAAGCAGAAAAATAAGCCCAAAATACGCAAGAGGAAAGAAAATACAAAGAAGAGGCTACTCACACTACAAGTTCATCAAAGGATTCAACATCACAAAGACAAGAAGAAGAATAACTTACAAATTACACTGGATAACTATAACCCTCCCAATCCTTTATAAGGACGGGAAGAGAGTAAAAACGAGAACTGAAGAAGAACTGTAAAGAGAAAGCGAACTAATCCTAAAAGAATTATTATCCTTCTACTCTGTGCTCTGAGGGAAACTTAACGTTAATAGCAGTTGTTCTACTTTAACGCAGCTTAAAGATTTTCATCAAACCTAGAGCACCTCCTAAACATATTTCAACGAACCGGAGAAGTTCCTCCACGCTCTTCAAGCTAAGGGAGCTGATCAAATCTCTGGCCGTGTTAACCACCATCACGATCATCTTATCTATACCGCTTTAACCTAATTATTAAGGGTATCTATTTTTAATTTAACCTTAAACTGGTCTTAATATGTTACTGTTATATTTAACATTCATCATGATCGTTATACATGCATTAGGAGTCTCGCTGTCTTTTTCTAAAAGGACTTTCCCAAAGTTAATTGGTAATTTAATCGCAGTCTATGAAATGATATTTTATTTTATGATCATATTTTCAACAATTATATAAAAAATAAAATTATCCTTGTAATATCATATATTTATCTCATAATTCACCTTATAGGGGGAATAGCTTATTTAAAGGAGTATCTAAGCAAGCTATATTCTGCTGAAAGGCTAAAATATTATGGTTTTTATGAGCTGATTGAAATGCTATATTTGATTTCTATTTTATTTGAAATATGATAGTTTAAAACATTAAGTATATCCTATCAAATATCCCGTTTAAAGGATGGTTTATGAAACTAGTTTTAATTTTGATGATTATTGGAATTTTACTGCTCTTGCTTGGTAGTATATCCGCTATATTTGAACTTATGGGAATTCAAGGTTTTCCTTATAGATCCTACTAGTTCACTATCCCCTCTCATCGATTTCTAATGATTTACGATTCTTTGGAGCCCTTATAGATAATGAGGTCTTAGTAACGTTATGCGTAAAATGGGTAAGCACCAGATGATTCGCCTCTTATATAAACATATTAGTCAGATCTGTGTAATACAGATCTGACTGGGGTGTAGACCGTTTCGCCTCTTGGGCTCAAAGCTCGGCTGTTAGCTTAGCCCACCTCCAATTCGAACCGGAAGTTGGGCTTAAAGCCCGAATAAGGGTGAGTATACCTGGAGGCCCCAGTTGCGGGATAGATGTATCAAAAGATAAATTAATTATGTATTTCCAAGACAAATACTACGAGTTTCCTAATGACAAGCGAGGTTATGAGGATATAAGGAAGATCTTGCCTAAGGGTTGCAAAGTGGGTATTGAAAGTACTGGAGTTTACCACGTTAACCTAGCTAAGTACTTGATGGGCGAGTAGAGAGTGTCGTTATTTACGCTATTTATTTCAGAAAGTACGTTATTTATCTCTGCCCTATCAGAGAATTTCTCCCAATTATCTTTAAGATATTTTATATAATGATCTAGGATTCTGGGATTTAACTGGCTCCTCCCCGCCTCACAGAGGCTAGGCTTTCCGCCCCCTTAACCCCCATTTTTTGTAAAGCGTTTTAATTTCTCTGCTTTTCCCAAGTTCTCTACTCGTTACGATTCTCTTTGAGATCTCGTCAAAGGTTATCTCTAGTGTCGTTCCTTCATTATCGCTTAAAAATATTTTCTTATTTGAGTTATAGTAACTAAAGAGAAATCTACTCGAAATAGCTTTCTTCCTATCTATTCTATGAATGCTAAAAGTTCTATAGAATTTGAAAAGTCCATAGGAATTTGCTCTACATCCGACAACAAATAAAATGCGTCGAGTATTGTAGTTTTCCCTGCGTTATTTGCTCCTAATTAGTTTTACCTAGCGTAATTTCGCCCTTAGAAATCCCCCTAAAATTATTAATAATAAGAGAATCAAATCCAACTTTCTCTATATCATTTCTGGAATAAATACTTACATGTCCTTGGAAAACTTTTATACTTTCCACGGTTTAAGTAGAAGCTTCCACTCCGCTATTTCCTGCAATGTAAATTTTCCCACTATTAGAAGATAATTTTCCTAAGTTATAAGAAAGCTTATAATTATTGTCTATTACGAAAGTTGCTGTTTGATTATCTACAATAATACCTAAGCTGTGACACCCCTTAAGGTCAAAGTTTACGTCACTCTTCATGCAAATTCCACCTGGAGATATAACTATAATACTATTGCCATAAAAAGGGTCAAAACCAACAGCATAACTGTCGTTAGAAAAATATTTTCCGCACCCTCCTAATAGCTAGCCGTGACATTGCGGTACTGTATTAGGCTCTTCTTTAGCTAGAAAACCTACTAAAAATTGTCTCCTTTTCCTTGATAGCAGTATTTTACTTCAACGTAAAATGGAACGCTAATTTCTGCATTAGAGAAAAGATAGGTTTCGGAGTCAGTCTTCCCATCTACAAGAACAGAAGTATTGCCTTCCGTTCTTATTTTACAATCCGCGTATTTTACAGCCTTAAAGTCAAAATCTAGGAATATTTTATCCTCAGGATAACCTTCACTACCAGTTTTAACTATGTACACATATTCTGTTTCACGATCCACATGAACGTAAAGTTTACCTTTTTCACCATAGGAATATAAAGTCAATTTATTATCATCATAAACATCATAATTTTCAGCGTCAAAAGGTAAAATCAGAAAGCCTTTCTTCGCTTTAACTCTATATATCACAAGCATGAATTAGAAAAGAAGAAATTAAGTATGACTGAAGAATGTACGTATACCTTAAGTCAGAGTTTAAGAAGAAAAAGTGATTACGAAAATACATGAAGTATAACTTTATACGTACTTTAATTTTTCATGTCCGCGTGATTCACTATCACGCACTTCCTTAAATTACTGAAATCTTATATTATACAAATACTCCTCTTTTCCTTATTTTGAATTTGAAGAAACCCAAGATAAAATGATAATGATATTCCACAAAGAAGTCAGACTTCAAGAAGAAGGCATAGAACTTTTTACATGGCTATTAATACCTTACTTTTTATTACTATTATCACTTAAGTATAAAACTCAATAGTGTTATTCTTCGTTCTCTTCTTTCTCCTCAATTTTCTTTACTAACTTCTCTGCCCTTAGCATCATAACTTCCGTGTTGAAATTCCACCTTCCTTTCTCAAAGTGCTCATAAGGAATTGAGGCAGTTATCATATATTGTTGATCGTAAGGATGCAAGTAAGTTTCTATTGTGTCCTTCTCCTTTAGTGATGAGATAAACTTTAGGTAGGAAAGTAACGTGGACGAAGAGTCTAGGATATGAGCCACGTAACTTTTATCATCTAACTTATAAACGTAGTACATGGAAGGAATTTTAGATAACTCCTCTAAAACCTCTTCCTCCTTGAAATTGACCTCAAGTCTAAAGTCCGGCTTATAAAGATAAACGCTATAGAATTTTATTAATCCTTTCCCTATTACGTGTGCTTGAGTGTGGTAAAGTACGTCTTTAAAAGAGACTCCTAGCAGCGAAGATAAATCCTTAAGCGAAGACACGCTTCTTTCTTGTTTCTTTCCTAAAATTTTTACGTCCAGATCGTCAGGAGAGAAGCCTTCAGATAAATCAGGTAACTCGAAAGGCTCTCTAGGAGAGCTCAAGAGACCTTCAAATACTCCTTTATTAAAATTAAAAATAGAATAATCTATCGGGTAAAATTTCTCCTCATTAACCTTATGGATATCGTAATGGAATATTACTCCTTCGTCCTGCAGGTAATCTAAAACTTTGTCAAAACTAGTTGACGTGAAATAAATTGCAGTATTAATAACAAGAGGATTATTAACGTCTCGAAATATGAAAGTTGTTATACCATCGAATACGTCATAAAGATCTAGGAGAGGTAGCCTATAATAATTTGAGTAAATTGTAACATAATACTTCTTTAAACCTAAAGCTTCGTACCTAGGAAAAGGAGCAAGTCTATAATGGTAATTTTCCCTTAACCATTGAATTAATTTATCCGCATCTCTTATTCTGGAAATTGCACTAATTATCTTGGGATTTAAATCGCCAAATCTCTGTAAATAATACAAAATCTCAGAAAGCTTAAGATATTCTTTTTCGATTAACACGAGAAAAATTCAAACTTGGACTTAAAAAGATTGAGCTTATAATATCTAAAAAGTTTGTAAGGTGTTTATCCTATAGCTGCAGAATCACTTAATCCTGCGTTAGCAATTAGATGTGCTAGGCCTAGTGCTGCTATTCCTAAGCC from Acidianus ambivalens harbors:
- the narH gene encoding nitrate reductase subunit beta, encoding MKVMVQFAAVFNLDKCLGCHACSIACKNLWTNREGTEYMWWNNVETKPGPGYPNQWEDQDKWHGGWILTKDGKLKLAIGGRIARLLELFSNPYLPTIDDYYEPFTYTYSDLVKQDDGKQPVAKPISLISKKPIEIDKGPNWNDDLAGGTETILQDPNVKKLQDKIKTDFENAFMMYLPRICNHCLNPSCMAACPAGAIYKRVEDGIVLTDQQKCRGWRFCIAACPYKKVYYNWSTGKAEKCILCYPRIENGQPPACFQQCVGRIRYIGPVFYDADRVLWAVSAGDPKEIIDRHLEIILDPYDPDVVKNAKENGIDEDFIKTAQRTPVYKMMKVWRIALPLHPEYRTLPMVWYIPPLSPIVENMKISDEQIFPLVDQMRIPLEYLASLFTAGDVDRVKNVLKKLLALRIYQRYIRLHKNPPGWIFKETSLTEKDFEEMYKVLAIAKIEDRFVIPTAHKEKAIKMFEEEIAPEYGQGHRGMEIAAKKPRDLRLRA
- the narJ gene encoding nitrate reductase molybdenum cofactor assembly chaperone, whose product is MNRGLLVIIADLLEYPAYWLPKLSEFEAKLVKINDPFMAEFLKEVKSIEPIDLEEIYVSTFDFSKETTLNITYYYTGDEKQRGNNKRGILLLKLKELANINTEKELPDYLPNLIRFIANNANENTKEILELIKLPLKELTINLKAKNSIFYYILVSLYKELYLGDPDV
- the narI gene encoding respiratory nitrate reductase subunit gamma gives rise to the protein MSDLLNLLLWVVYPYISITIFLTGHVYTYTLRRYYWSARSTELLEKRMQSWSSYLFHYGIIIVLIGHIVGIAIPTAILLALGISLTLHTELAFYLGGIFGTITLIGIIGLITRYLTNPRVRATLRFTDYLVYIILIVTIVLGLYNTLVVHPEYETTVGPWLQGLLSLHPNPNFMNDVPLLLKVHIAVSMFLYIIWPFSRLVHVWSFPVTYLWRPYIIYRSPLVKIRQLKDKQW
- a CDS encoding AsnC family protein codes for the protein MLIEKEYLKLSEILYYLQRFGDLNPKIISAISRIRDADKLIQWLRENYHYRLAPFPRYEALGLKKYYVTIYSNYYRLPLLDLYDVFDGITTFIFRDVNNPLVINTAIYFTSTSFDKVLDYLQDEGVIFHYDIHKVNEEKFYPIDYSIFNFNKGVFEGLLSSPREPFELPDLSEGFSPDDLDVKILGKKQERSVSSLKDLSSLLGVSFKDVLYHTQAHVIGKGLIKFYSVYLYKPDFRLEVNFKEEEVLEELSKIPSMYYVYKLDDKSYVAHILDSSSTLLSYLKFISSLKEKDTIETYLHPYDQQYMITASIPYEHFEKGRWNFNTEVMMLRAEKLVKKIEEKEENEE